The segment ATTGCACCTTTTGCAGCAGGATCTTTTTCTCTAGCTACTTCTATAGTCTCTTTAATTTTTTCCATAAAGGTTAATTTTTGTTTTTCTCTCAAGCTTAACACCTCTCGCATAAATACTCTCCTATTTTATCTTCGGCCTATAAATTAGCCTACTAGATTTATTTATTCATCTCCATATAAAGCTGTGCTTAGATATCTTTCTCCGTTATCAGGAGCAACAAACAGCACTTTTTTCCCTTTTCCAAGACGTTTAGCTGTTCTAATCGCAGCCTCTAATGCTGCTCCTCCTGAAATTCCAAGGAGGATTCCTTCTTTTGAAGCCATAAGTCTAGATGCATCAAAAGCTTCCTGCGTTTGAATTTGTTCTATCTTGCTTATATACTCAGTATCTAAAATACTAGGTACAAATCCTGCACCTATCCCTTGAAGCTTATGAGGCCCTGGAGCATTTCCAGATAAAACTGCTGATTCCACTGGCTCTACAGCAACAATTTCTGCATTTATAGAGCTTTCTTTAAGTGCTTTAGCTACTCCAGTAAGTGTTCCTCCTGTTCCTACTCCTACAACTAGAGCATCTAAATCAGGTAGGTCACTGATTATTTCCTTAGCTGTGTTTTTATAGTGAGCATCTACGTTATAGCTATTGTCAAACTGTCTTAGGATTACATAGCCATCTTCTTGTGCCATCTCTTCAGCTTTTGCTATAGCACCTTTCATGCCTTTAGCTCCTTCAGTTAAAACCAGCTCAGCGCCATAGGCTTTTAAGATTTTTCTTCTTTCTATACTCATAGTCTCTGGCATACATAAAATTACTTTGTAGCCCTTTGCTGCGCCTACCATCGCTATTCCTATTCCAGTATTTCCACTTGTTGGCTCTACAATAATATCTCCAAGCTTAAGCTTACCCTCTTTTTCCATGTTTTCTATCATATTTAATGCAGCTCTATCTTTTACTGAACCTCCTGGATTAAAAAATTCCAGCTTTACATAAAGCTCTGCCATATTCTCATCTGTTAAATTTGCAAGCTTAACTATTGGGGTTTTTCCTATTGTCTGCATGATATTTTCATAAATCATAATTTTTCCTCCTGAGATAATTTTTTCACTTATACATGTAATTATAAAATACAGCAAATATACTAAAATGCTATATTTATAGCTTAAGACATGTGTTCATACCTTTTATTTTATACCCAAATTTAGATAACATTATTTCTATAAAAAGAAAATCATAGTATTCCAGTAGGATTACTATGATTTAAATAATATATTATTTGGTATGATTTTGTCAATCTAATCTTTACTAACTTTGTATATTCCCTATATTTTTAATCACTAGAGAAACAGTCCCGTCTCCATTTGCTACAAATTCAAGCTTTGAAGGGTCTCCATAGTAATTTACTGGAATCTTCACTTCTATTCCACTTTCAGTTATTATCTTTTGAATTTCAAATTTTCTCTTAAGTGCAGTTTCAGAAACTTCTATTTGCTCATTTTCGATGCCTGCCTTACTAAGAGCTTCTTTATATATGGCTTTGATTTCATCTGTTTCTTCAAAAGCTGTTTCTAATGCTTTTTCTACACTTAAAATTCCATCTTCAACTACAGCATCAACAACAGCCTTTTTAATCTTAGCTTTTTTCTCCAAGTCATCTCCAATATACTTATTCTCTATATTCTTTGTGACTTTACTGAAGATATCTAGCTTTTCTTTTTCAGAGAAATTGCTTTTGCACTTTAAGAAATGTTCTTTTAAATAGAACTCTTTTTCTCCATTTATTTCATATTTCTTATCTAATAATGCTATATCCATATGCATAAGATGAACTATAAAGCCTTCATCAGCCTTATGTCTATTGCTTGCAAAAAGCGAAGCGTCTTTTATTATGCTTATGCTCTGGCCGTCTCTTATTGCTTCTATTTTTCTTGTAAGCATGGTTTTGTAATTGTACTTCATACCAGCTAGATAGTAGGCTTCATCCATCTGAAAAAGCGCAAATACCATATCTCCTGAGCTTATATCTGGATTATCTTTTATAAGTTTAAATAACTCATAAGATAAATCCTTAGTGGCATCCATAAATAAGTTCATATCGCCAGAAAGTGCTTCAAATATACGTTTTGGTGAGCTATCCTCTACAAAATTGCTCCACTGCATATTTTTAGAATCTAGTATACTGCCTAGTGCATGCTCTATAAAACCTATAGTCGTACTATCATCAGCATCTACTTCAAAAGAAGAACAAATGGGAGTTTCAAAATTTGCATCTAGCACGTGGATTACTGCTTTTATTAGCTCTATTTTTCCAAGTTCAAACATTATAACCCCCGAATGTGAGCCTTAGCTTGCTCTATACGAGAAAGTGCTTTCTCCTTGCCAAGTAAGCTAAGTACCATAGGGATGTCTGGTCCATGATTTTGTCCAGTGATTATAACCCTTGTTCCCATAAATAGGTTCTTGCCTTTTATACCTTTTTCCTTTTGAATTTCCTTAAACATAGCTGAAACAAAATCTGGTGTTATCGTATCAGCTGCTGTTATTTTTGCTTCAAGCTCATCAGCTAGCTCCATCATATGCTCTAGCTTCATAAATTCTCTAGCCTCATCTTCAAGCTCTGGCATAGCAGAATTCAAAAAGCTTTTAATTTCTTCTGGAAACTGTGCAAGGTAATCAAGTCTATCTTTTACAGTATCCATAGCAAGTAAAAGCCACTCATTATTAGCTTTAACTTCCTGCTCACTCATCAGCTTTTCTTTTATTACAAATTTCGAAGCCAAAT is part of the Acetoanaerobium noterae genome and harbors:
- the cysK gene encoding cysteine synthase A encodes the protein MIYENIMQTIGKTPIVKLANLTDENMAELYVKLEFFNPGGSVKDRAALNMIENMEKEGKLKLGDIIVEPTSGNTGIGIAMVGAAKGYKVILCMPETMSIERRKILKAYGAELVLTEGAKGMKGAIAKAEEMAQEDGYVILRQFDNSYNVDAHYKNTAKEIISDLPDLDALVVGVGTGGTLTGVAKALKESSINAEIVAVEPVESAVLSGNAPGPHKLQGIGAGFVPSILDTEYISKIEQIQTQEAFDASRLMASKEGILLGISGGAALEAAIRTAKRLGKGKKVLFVAPDNGERYLSTALYGDE
- a CDS encoding nucleoid-associated protein produces the protein MFELGKIELIKAVIHVLDANFETPICSSFEVDADDSTTIGFIEHALGSILDSKNMQWSNFVEDSSPKRIFEALSGDMNLFMDATKDLSYELFKLIKDNPDISSGDMVFALFQMDEAYYLAGMKYNYKTMLTRKIEAIRDGQSISIIKDASLFASNRHKADEGFIVHLMHMDIALLDKKYEINGEKEFYLKEHFLKCKSNFSEKEKLDIFSKVTKNIENKYIGDDLEKKAKIKKAVVDAVVEDGILSVEKALETAFEETDEIKAIYKEALSKAGIENEQIEVSETALKRKFEIQKIITESGIEVKIPVNYYGDPSKLEFVANGDGTVSLVIKNIGNIQS